A part of Propioniciclava coleopterorum genomic DNA contains:
- a CDS encoding Na+/H+ antiporter subunit A — protein sequence MLLGLLALHFLVGAMASLWSRWFGRNAFLVVAIVPLIGFCLLLAEAGPILDGAGYVESVDWIPALGVSLTFRVGLLQWLLGLLVTGIGFIVLVYCRWYFAKPPARTLGLLVAFAGAMLGLVAADDLVVLYVFWELTTVFSYLMIGHDSSRRANRAAATTALIVTTTGGLAMLVGIVTFGVLTGSYSLSALLAAPPTGLAATAAALLMLVGALSKSALAPFHFWLPGAMAAPTPVSAYLHAATMVKAGVYLVAAMAPAFAAVPLWRPVITLLGALTMILGGWRALRQDDLKLLLAYGTVSQLGFITLMVGLGTKAAGQAGLAMLLAHALFKATLFLSVGVIDHATGTRDLTKLSGLAGRLPALAVIAGLAAASMAGLPPLFGFVSKESALDALVKLTHSGDGTGMLPAPAVLLVAAIVVGSMLTVAYSLRFWWGAFGTRRRAEPTPVEHPPTPGFLAGPALLGLACLVMGFLGHPLTETLAPYVATIREGSAPHELALWHGFSTPLALSALAIAGGAVLFWLRDGVARVQGTFPHMPAANDFYRTTMRLLDAVAVEVTARVQRGSLASSIGTILTVFVVLVGGTLVVLPVWPVVPVLYDNLAQVGVAVVVCVAAISLVTVRGRIRAILTVGVTGYGTALLFLFHGAPDLALTQVLIETAALLVFLMVMRTLPKYFTDRPLHSSRWWRMILAVGVGLTVTASILVSAGSRTAEPASTGLERAAYEFGYGKNIVNVILVDTRAWDTLGEISVLVIAATGVASLIFLRSRVPGRRPTRASAPNQSAGAWLRASRSLHPAARSLIFEVVTRLLFGVMILVSVYLLIAGHNLPGGGFAGGLVAGLALVVRYLAAGAKELDDAAPIDAGRVLGAGLFIGAGAAMLPWAFGGRIFQSFDIHLTLPGLDAVATPWGTVNAFGDLHLVSSTVFDIGVYLVVLGMMLDLVRSLGSGIDQQAEEERTPVPRPESTTAVPATARHHGGGAR from the coding sequence GTGCTGCTCGGCCTCCTCGCTCTCCACTTCCTCGTGGGAGCGATGGCGTCCTTGTGGTCCCGCTGGTTCGGCCGCAACGCGTTCCTCGTCGTCGCGATCGTCCCCCTGATCGGGTTCTGCCTGCTGCTGGCCGAGGCGGGTCCGATCCTGGACGGCGCCGGGTACGTCGAGAGCGTCGACTGGATCCCGGCGCTGGGGGTGAGCCTGACCTTCCGCGTCGGGCTGCTGCAATGGCTGCTCGGGCTGCTGGTGACCGGGATCGGGTTCATCGTCCTGGTGTACTGCCGCTGGTACTTCGCCAAGCCGCCGGCCCGCACCCTCGGCCTGCTGGTGGCGTTCGCCGGCGCCATGCTGGGCCTCGTGGCCGCCGACGACCTGGTCGTGCTCTACGTGTTCTGGGAGCTCACCACCGTCTTCTCCTACCTGATGATCGGCCACGACTCGTCCCGGCGCGCCAACCGCGCCGCCGCGACGACGGCCCTGATCGTCACCACCACCGGCGGCCTGGCGATGCTGGTCGGCATCGTGACCTTCGGCGTCCTGACCGGCTCCTACAGCCTCAGCGCGCTGCTCGCCGCGCCGCCGACCGGGCTCGCCGCCACCGCGGCGGCGCTGCTCATGCTGGTGGGGGCGCTGAGCAAGTCCGCGCTGGCGCCGTTCCACTTCTGGCTGCCCGGCGCCATGGCCGCGCCCACCCCGGTCTCGGCTTACCTGCACGCCGCCACCATGGTGAAGGCCGGCGTGTACCTCGTCGCCGCGATGGCGCCGGCGTTCGCCGCGGTGCCGCTGTGGCGTCCCGTCATCACCCTGTTGGGCGCGCTGACGATGATCCTCGGCGGCTGGCGGGCGCTGCGCCAGGACGACCTGAAGCTGCTGCTGGCCTACGGCACCGTCAGCCAGCTCGGCTTCATCACGCTCATGGTCGGCCTGGGCACCAAGGCCGCAGGCCAGGCGGGCCTGGCCATGCTGCTGGCGCACGCCCTGTTCAAGGCGACGCTGTTCCTCAGCGTGGGCGTCATCGACCACGCCACCGGCACGCGCGACCTGACGAAACTCTCCGGGCTGGCGGGACGCCTGCCGGCGCTCGCGGTGATCGCGGGCCTCGCGGCCGCCTCCATGGCCGGGTTGCCGCCGCTGTTCGGGTTCGTGTCCAAGGAGTCCGCCCTGGACGCCCTGGTCAAGCTCACCCACTCCGGCGACGGCACCGGCATGCTGCCCGCACCCGCCGTGCTGCTCGTCGCCGCGATCGTCGTGGGCTCCATGCTCACCGTGGCGTACTCGCTGCGGTTCTGGTGGGGCGCGTTCGGGACGCGCCGGCGCGCCGAGCCCACCCCGGTGGAGCACCCCCCGACCCCCGGCTTCCTCGCCGGCCCCGCGCTGCTCGGGCTGGCCTGCCTCGTGATGGGCTTCCTGGGCCACCCGCTGACCGAGACGCTTGCCCCGTACGTGGCCACCATCCGCGAAGGCTCCGCGCCGCACGAACTCGCCCTGTGGCACGGCTTCTCGACGCCGCTGGCGCTGTCCGCGCTCGCGATCGCCGGCGGCGCGGTGCTGTTCTGGCTGCGCGACGGCGTCGCGCGGGTGCAGGGGACGTTCCCGCACATGCCCGCCGCCAACGACTTCTACCGCACCACGATGCGGCTGCTGGACGCCGTGGCGGTCGAGGTCACCGCCCGCGTGCAGCGCGGCTCGCTGGCGTCCTCGATCGGCACGATCCTCACCGTCTTCGTGGTCCTGGTGGGCGGCACGCTGGTCGTGCTGCCGGTGTGGCCCGTCGTCCCGGTGCTGTACGACAACCTCGCGCAGGTCGGCGTGGCCGTGGTCGTCTGTGTCGCGGCGATCAGCCTCGTCACGGTGCGTGGCCGGATCCGGGCCATCCTCACCGTCGGCGTCACCGGCTACGGCACGGCGCTGCTGTTCCTGTTCCACGGCGCGCCGGATCTGGCGCTGACCCAGGTGCTCATCGAGACCGCCGCGCTGCTGGTGTTCCTGATGGTGATGCGGACGCTGCCCAAGTACTTCACCGACCGCCCGCTGCACAGCTCGCGCTGGTGGCGCATGATCCTGGCGGTCGGGGTCGGCCTGACCGTCACCGCGTCGATCCTCGTGAGCGCCGGGTCCCGGACCGCCGAGCCCGCCTCGACGGGCCTGGAGCGCGCGGCCTACGAGTTCGGCTACGGCAAGAACATCGTCAACGTCATCCTCGTCGACACCCGCGCCTGGGACACCCTGGGGGAGATCTCCGTGCTGGTGATCGCGGCGACGGGCGTGGCGAGCCTCATCTTCCTGCGGTCGCGGGTGCCGGGGCGGCGTCCGACGCGGGCCAGCGCGCCCAACCAGAGCGCGGGGGCGTGGCTGCGGGCCAGCCGCAGCCTGCACCCGGCCGCCCGGTCGCTGATCTTCGAGGTCGTCACCCGGCTGCTGTTCGGCGTCATGATCCTCGTTTCGGTCTACCTGCTCATCGCCGGACACAACCTCCCCGGAGGCGGGTTCGCCGGCGGGCTGGTGGCCGGCCTGGCGCTCGTCGTGCGGTACCTGGCGGCGGGCGCGAAGGAACTCGACGACGCGGCGCCGATCGATGCCGGCCGCGTCCTCGGCGCGGGCCTGTTCATCGGCGCCGGCGCGGCGATGCTGCCCTGGGCGTTCGGCGGGCGGATCTTCCAGAGCTTCGACATCCACCTCACCCTGCCCGGCCTGGACGCCGTCGCGACGCCGTGGGGGACCGTCAACGCGTTCGGCGACCTCCACCTGGTCAGCTCGACGGTGTTCGACATCGGCGTCTACCTGGTCGTGCTCGGCATGATGCTCGACCTGGTGCGCAGCCTCGGCTCCGGCATCGACCAGCAGGCCGAGGAGGAGCGCACCCCCGTGCCACGTCCCGAGTCCACGACCGCCGTGCCCGCCACCGCGCGCCACCACGGGGGTGGGGCCCGATGA
- a CDS encoding CPBP family intramembrane glutamic endopeptidase, whose product MTSHNDPREPRPAEPGPTAQPPQPNPDVPAPDHGYGAPQPGHEYGAPAPGHGYAVPPGQPYGGPQGPYGPGPRDPDGHGPQGQYGHGPYGPGVPQPGWMPVPTTADDLPPHLRPALPVETRDYFAFWRAPRYRWWKSLLALLMAGGIFLALSGVAGFIGMAIDGVDFAEVSRTGEIPVGPGFFIANNVSLALCIPIAMLTAWACVGQRPRWLTSVVGGMRWRWFWLVVGVLTPLWIVLMAIGYAIMPPQDVGLWPHTVPMIVGILLTTPFQAAGEEYLVRGLLGRVVASWFPAPAVGFGVSTLVTALVFMALHGAGDPWLNVYYVAFALVGSWLTWRTGGLEAAVAIHIVNNMLSEALLPFIDISGMFDREAGAGDATILINIGVLLIAGVLIDFLARRRKLVKANDPGRAELDATLASAAAYGPRF is encoded by the coding sequence ATGACTTCACACAACGATCCCCGCGAACCGCGACCGGCCGAGCCCGGCCCGACCGCGCAGCCGCCGCAGCCGAACCCCGACGTCCCGGCGCCCGACCATGGGTACGGCGCCCCGCAGCCCGGTCATGAGTACGGCGCCCCGGCGCCGGGCCACGGCTATGCGGTCCCGCCCGGGCAGCCCTACGGCGGCCCGCAGGGCCCGTACGGCCCCGGGCCCCGGGATCCGGACGGCCACGGACCGCAGGGCCAGTACGGCCACGGCCCGTACGGCCCCGGCGTCCCGCAACCCGGATGGATGCCCGTCCCGACGACGGCCGACGATCTGCCCCCGCACCTGCGCCCGGCGCTGCCGGTCGAAACCCGGGACTACTTCGCGTTCTGGCGCGCGCCCCGGTACCGGTGGTGGAAGTCGTTGCTGGCGCTCCTGATGGCGGGCGGCATCTTCCTGGCGCTGTCGGGGGTCGCCGGGTTCATCGGGATGGCCATCGACGGCGTCGACTTCGCCGAGGTCTCCAGGACGGGGGAGATCCCCGTCGGCCCCGGGTTCTTCATCGCCAACAACGTGAGCCTGGCCCTGTGCATCCCGATCGCCATGCTGACCGCGTGGGCGTGCGTGGGGCAGCGCCCACGCTGGCTGACCTCGGTGGTCGGCGGGATGCGCTGGCGCTGGTTCTGGCTGGTCGTCGGGGTGCTCACCCCGCTGTGGATCGTACTGATGGCGATCGGCTACGCGATCATGCCGCCCCAGGACGTGGGCCTGTGGCCCCACACCGTCCCCATGATCGTGGGCATCCTGCTCACCACGCCGTTCCAGGCGGCGGGCGAGGAGTACCTCGTGCGCGGCCTGCTCGGCCGCGTGGTCGCCTCCTGGTTCCCGGCCCCGGCGGTGGGCTTCGGCGTGTCCACCCTCGTCACCGCCCTGGTCTTCATGGCGTTGCACGGCGCGGGCGACCCGTGGCTCAACGTGTACTACGTCGCCTTCGCCCTCGTGGGCAGTTGGCTGACGTGGCGCACGGGCGGCCTGGAGGCCGCAGTGGCGATCCACATCGTCAACAACATGCTGAGCGAGGCGCTGCTGCCGTTCATCGACATCTCGGGCATGTTCGACCGGGAGGCGGGCGCCGGCGACGCCACCATCCTGATCAACATCGGCGTGCTGCTGATCGCGGGTGTCCTGATCGACTTCCTGGCGAGGCGTCGCAAGCTGGTCAAGGCGAACGATCCCGGACGCGCGGAGCTCGACGCCACGCTGGCGTCCGCGGCGGCGTACGGGCCGCGGTTCTGA
- a CDS encoding bifunctional folylpolyglutamate synthase/dihydrofolate synthase — MMTHADIVASLQSRWPEHRVAPSLSRIAALTELLGDPQRSYPVIQVAGTNGKGSTAIMIESILLAMNLRVGRVSSPHLSDLTERISIDGEPISHEAFDALVGDVMPLVSIVDEQRLDGVGMTFFEVMTGLAYEAFAQAPVDVAVIEVGLGGTWDATSVADAEVAVVCPVDLDHTHLLGDTIAEIAGEKAGIIKEGSVAVLAEQHPDAARVLMERCREVGARMVREGVEFGLIGRTPAVGGQVLRLETADGPVDDLLLPVFGEHMAHNAALAVAAVEAFLGGKPVPSDVLAEGLGAVRLPARLEVVRTDPTVVLDTCHNVHGATATMAGMAEAFDFTPLIAVVGMMADKDIEGVLRVLEDGVTTIVCTQVASTDRGLPAEELGEVASDVFGAERVHVRDSLPDALELAVTLADQAGAGAGILVAGSVVLAGEARTLLVRQAADRDSDDVLGEADGYDPDHLQDEDDD; from the coding sequence ATCATGACGCACGCCGACATCGTCGCCTCGCTCCAATCGCGATGGCCGGAGCACCGGGTCGCTCCCAGCCTGTCCCGGATCGCCGCCCTCACCGAACTGCTCGGTGACCCCCAACGCTCCTACCCCGTCATCCAGGTGGCCGGGACGAACGGCAAGGGCAGCACCGCCATCATGATCGAGTCGATCCTGCTGGCGATGAACCTGCGGGTCGGCCGGGTCAGCTCGCCGCACCTCTCCGACCTGACCGAGCGCATCAGCATCGACGGGGAGCCGATCTCCCACGAGGCGTTCGACGCCCTGGTCGGCGACGTGATGCCGCTGGTGTCGATCGTGGACGAGCAGCGGCTCGACGGGGTAGGCATGACGTTCTTCGAGGTGATGACCGGGCTGGCCTACGAGGCGTTCGCCCAGGCCCCGGTCGACGTCGCCGTCATCGAGGTCGGGCTGGGCGGGACGTGGGACGCCACCAGCGTCGCCGACGCCGAGGTGGCCGTGGTGTGCCCGGTCGACCTCGACCACACCCACCTGCTCGGCGACACCATCGCCGAGATCGCCGGCGAGAAGGCCGGCATCATCAAGGAGGGCTCGGTCGCCGTGCTGGCCGAGCAGCACCCCGACGCCGCCCGCGTCCTGATGGAGCGCTGCCGCGAGGTGGGCGCCAGGATGGTGCGCGAGGGGGTGGAGTTCGGCCTGATCGGTCGCACGCCCGCGGTCGGCGGCCAGGTGCTGCGGCTCGAGACCGCGGACGGCCCCGTGGACGACCTGCTGCTGCCGGTCTTCGGCGAGCACATGGCCCACAACGCCGCCCTGGCGGTGGCGGCCGTGGAGGCCTTCCTCGGCGGCAAGCCGGTGCCGTCCGACGTGCTCGCGGAGGGGCTCGGAGCCGTCCGGTTGCCGGCGCGCCTGGAGGTGGTCCGCACCGACCCCACCGTGGTGCTCGACACCTGTCACAACGTGCACGGCGCCACCGCGACCATGGCCGGGATGGCGGAGGCGTTCGACTTCACCCCGCTCATCGCGGTCGTCGGGATGATGGCCGACAAGGACATCGAGGGCGTCCTGCGCGTCCTGGAGGACGGCGTCACCACGATCGTCTGCACCCAGGTCGCCTCCACCGACCGCGGCCTGCCCGCCGAGGAACTGGGCGAGGTCGCCTCCGACGTGTTCGGCGCCGAGCGCGTCCACGTGCGCGACTCGCTGCCCGACGCCCTCGAACTCGCGGTCACCCTCGCCGACCAGGCAGGCGCGGGCGCCGGCATCCTGGTCGCCGGGTCGGTGGTGCTCGCCGGCGAGGCCCGGACGCTGCTGGTGCGGCAGGCCGCCGACCGCGACTCCGACGACGTGCTGGGCGAGGCCGACGGCTACGACCCCGATCACCTGCAGGACGAGGACGACGACTGA
- a CDS encoding Na(+)/H(+) antiporter subunit C yields MTGSVTLAVVAGVLIAAGVYLLTERSLTRILVGVLVMSNGVNILFLVAAGPAGAPPILDMFPIDKMIDPLPLAMVLTAIVITMAVSAFVVTVAYRSFQLNGHDEVSDDVEDRRIRELAERDDVSDSYEDIGFSDTGEDRVSE; encoded by the coding sequence ATGACCGGAAGCGTCACGCTGGCCGTCGTCGCCGGGGTCCTCATCGCCGCCGGGGTCTACCTGCTCACCGAGCGGTCGCTCACCCGCATCCTGGTGGGCGTGCTGGTGATGAGCAACGGCGTCAACATCCTGTTCCTGGTGGCCGCCGGCCCGGCCGGGGCACCGCCGATCCTCGACATGTTCCCGATCGACAAGATGATCGACCCGCTCCCGCTGGCGATGGTGCTCACCGCGATCGTCATCACCATGGCGGTGTCCGCCTTCGTCGTGACGGTGGCCTACCGCAGCTTCCAGCTCAACGGGCACGACGAGGTCTCCGACGACGTGGAGGACCGCCGCATCCGTGAGTTGGCCGAGCGCGACGACGTGTCCGATTCCTACGAGGACATCGGGTTCTCCGACACCGGTGAGGATCGGGTGAGCGAATGA
- the ndk gene encoding nucleoside-diphosphate kinase codes for MTQRTLVLLKPDAVERGLVGAILARYEAKGLGIAAMDLRVIDGDFSDRHYAEHLEQPFYPGLRTFITSGPLVALVVEGERAVEAVRALNGATDGIKAAPGTVRGDHSTSGSRNLVHASDSPESAAREIALWFPALDPTPGR; via the coding sequence ATGACGCAACGCACGCTGGTCCTGCTGAAGCCCGACGCCGTGGAGCGCGGTCTCGTGGGAGCGATCCTCGCCCGCTACGAGGCCAAGGGGCTCGGCATCGCCGCCATGGATCTGCGCGTCATCGACGGCGACTTCTCCGACCGGCACTACGCCGAACACCTGGAGCAGCCCTTCTACCCGGGCCTGCGCACCTTCATCACGTCCGGGCCGCTCGTCGCGCTCGTCGTGGAGGGCGAGCGCGCCGTCGAGGCCGTCCGCGCCCTCAACGGGGCGACCGACGGCATCAAGGCCGCGCCCGGCACCGTGCGCGGCGACCATTCCACCTCCGGCTCCCGGAACCTGGTCCACGCGTCCGACTCGCCCGAGTCGGCCGCCCGTGAGATCGCACTGTGGTTCCCCGCCCTCGACCCCACCCCAGGACGATGA
- a CDS encoding Na+/H+ antiporter subunit D, whose protein sequence is MNNLLPVPVLLPMLGAALALMLGRRPRAQRLVSILVLAGVVGVAGTLALQANAFGPQTLWVGAWPQGFGIVLVADRLSALMLTVAALVTLAVLLYSAGQEDDEVKRETPVSIFHPTFLLMCAGVSDAFLAGDLFNLFVGFEILLFASYVLLTMGGTGSRIRAGSIYVVVNLVSSSLFLIALANVYAAVGTVNLAQIAQRVPDLPEGTQALLQFMLLIVFAIKAAVFPLSAWLPDSYPTAPAPVTAVFAGLLTKVGVYAILRTQTLIFPHRPLTELLLVVAAATMIVGILGAIAQSEIKRMLSFTLVSHIGYMIMGIGLATQAGLAGAIFYTAHHITIQATLFLVVGLIQRVGGSNSLDRLSGLLITSPLLAVLFIVPGMNLAGIPPLSGFIGKLGLLSAGVQVGTPLAWFLVATSVVTSLLTLYCIAKVWNRAFWGTPVAYSKAVADEDEEEPLGRSEGPMPPIMVAATCGLIGLSLLLTVFAGPLYQYATEAAGSLLDGAYVQAVLGEATP, encoded by the coding sequence ATGAACAACCTGCTCCCCGTCCCCGTCCTGCTGCCGATGCTGGGCGCCGCGCTGGCCCTCATGCTCGGACGCCGCCCGCGCGCGCAGCGGCTGGTGTCGATCCTCGTCCTGGCCGGCGTCGTCGGCGTCGCCGGGACGCTCGCCCTGCAGGCCAACGCCTTCGGCCCGCAGACGCTGTGGGTCGGGGCCTGGCCCCAGGGCTTCGGGATCGTCCTGGTCGCCGACCGGCTCTCCGCGCTCATGCTCACCGTGGCCGCGCTCGTCACCCTGGCCGTCCTGCTCTACTCCGCCGGCCAGGAGGACGACGAGGTCAAACGCGAGACCCCCGTCTCGATCTTCCACCCCACGTTCCTGCTGATGTGCGCCGGCGTCTCGGACGCCTTCCTCGCCGGCGACCTGTTCAACCTGTTCGTCGGCTTCGAGATCCTGCTGTTCGCCTCGTACGTGCTGCTCACCATGGGCGGCACCGGCTCGCGCATCCGGGCGGGCTCGATCTACGTCGTGGTGAACCTGGTCAGCTCCAGCCTGTTCCTCATCGCCCTGGCCAACGTCTACGCGGCCGTCGGGACGGTCAACCTGGCGCAGATCGCCCAGCGCGTCCCGGACCTGCCGGAGGGGACGCAGGCGCTGCTGCAGTTCATGCTGCTCATCGTGTTCGCGATCAAGGCGGCGGTGTTCCCGCTGTCGGCGTGGCTGCCCGACTCCTACCCGACCGCGCCCGCGCCCGTCACGGCGGTGTTCGCCGGCCTGCTCACCAAGGTGGGCGTGTACGCGATCCTGCGCACCCAGACGCTGATCTTCCCGCACCGGCCCCTGACCGAACTGCTGCTCGTCGTCGCGGCCGCCACCATGATCGTGGGCATCCTCGGCGCGATCGCCCAGTCCGAGATCAAGCGGATGCTGTCCTTCACGCTGGTCAGCCACATCGGCTACATGATCATGGGCATCGGGCTGGCGACGCAGGCCGGCCTGGCGGGCGCCATCTTCTACACCGCGCACCACATCACCATCCAGGCGACGCTGTTCCTGGTCGTGGGGCTGATCCAGCGCGTCGGCGGGAGCAACTCCCTCGACCGGCTCTCCGGGCTGCTGATCACCTCGCCGCTGCTGGCGGTGCTGTTCATCGTGCCCGGCATGAACCTGGCCGGCATCCCGCCGCTGTCGGGCTTCATCGGCAAGCTCGGCCTGCTGAGCGCGGGCGTCCAGGTCGGGACGCCGCTGGCGTGGTTCCTCGTGGCCACCAGCGTCGTGACGAGCCTGCTGACGCTGTACTGCATCGCCAAGGTGTGGAACCGCGCCTTCTGGGGCACGCCCGTGGCGTACAGCAAGGCCGTCGCCGACGAGGACGAGGAGGAGCCGCTCGGCCGGTCCGAGGGCCCCATGCCGCCCATCATGGTGGCGGCGACGTGCGGCCTCATCGGGCTCAGCCTGCTGCTCACGGTGTTCGCCGGCCCGCTGTACCAGTACGCCACCGAGGCCGCGGGATCGCTGCTGGACGGCGCGTACGTCCAGGCCGTGCTGGGGGAGGCGACGCCATGA
- a CDS encoding DUF4233 domain-containing protein yields the protein MLRKDNPMNRAISLALIFEVVVFVLAIPGMIQVDDVPIGLAMGAGGAAALVPLLAAALLRRPVGWVFAWLAQAAGLALGLLTPWMYVVGGAFALLFVVSFVLGRRIEQSTPRS from the coding sequence ATGCTGCGCAAGGACAACCCGATGAACCGCGCCATCTCCCTGGCGCTGATCTTCGAGGTCGTGGTGTTCGTGCTGGCCATCCCCGGGATGATCCAGGTCGACGACGTCCCGATCGGCCTGGCGATGGGGGCCGGGGGAGCGGCCGCGCTCGTCCCGCTGCTCGCCGCCGCGCTGCTGCGGCGTCCCGTCGGGTGGGTGTTCGCGTGGCTCGCGCAGGCCGCCGGCCTGGCGCTGGGCCTGCTGACGCCGTGGATGTACGTCGTGGGCGGCGCGTTCGCGCTGCTGTTCGTCGTGTCGTTCGTCCTGGGCCGGCGCATCGAGCAGAGCACGCCGAGGTCCTAG